From the genome of Impatiens glandulifera chromosome 9, dImpGla2.1, whole genome shotgun sequence, one region includes:
- the LOC124915012 gene encoding sucrose nonfermenting 4-like protein isoform X1 — translation MDFTRQTGNEVGIPIIIIPIRFVWPYGGKNISLCGSFTGWSGHYQMIPAEGCPSVFQTTCNLSPGYHEYKFYVDGEWRYDERQPFVNGNYGTVNTVLLAKESDYVTANPTLPMSSGSSMDVDNEAFQRLQVRVSHGAFRDILPRISEADLESSCRRISDFLSSRTAYELLPESGKVVALDIDLPVKQAFHILHEQGISVAPLWDVSKGQFVGVLSALDFILITKELGRHGSNLTEEELETYTISSWKEAKANSKRQIDGNDGRSLEMQLIHAGPDENLKDVALKIMRSRVSTVPIIHSSSGDGTAHQLLHLSSLSGILKCICRYFRHCSDILPLLQLPIGTIPLGTWVPKIGEPNRQPLAMLRPSASLGSALDLLVQAEVSSLPIVDDNDSLLDIYCRSDITALAKNKVYIHIKLEEMTINQVLQLGQDSSHSFSSRNQRCHMCLRSDPLHHVMERLTKPGVRQLIVVEAGSKHVEGIITLSDVFRFLLA, via the exons ATGGACTTTACTCGACAAACTGGAAACGAAGTGGGGATACCTATAATAATAATCCCAATCCGATTTGTGTGGCCTTATGGCGGAAAAAACATATCTTTGTGCGGATCATTTACTGG GTGGTCGGGTCACTACCAGATGATTCCAGCTGAAGGGTGCCCATCAGTGTTTCAGACTACTTGCAACTTGTCTCCTGGCTATCACGAG TATAAATTCTATGTTGATGGAGAATGGCGCTATGATGAACGTCAACCTTTTGTTAATGGGAACTACGGGACAGTAAACACTGTCCTTTTGGCTAAGGAATCTGATTATGTTACTGCCAATCCTACTTTGCCAATGAGTTCCGGTTCTAGCATGGATGTGGATAATGAAGCCTTTCAGCGTTTG CAGGTTAGAGTTTCACATGGTGCATTTCGTGATATTTTGCCTAGGATTTCAGAAGCTGATTTAGAATCCTCCTGTCGTCGAATATCTGATTTCTTGTCTTCACGAACAGCTTATGAATTGCTTCCTGAGTCAGGCAAG GTGGTTGCTCTAGATATTGATTTACCTGTGAAACAAGCCTTTCATATCCTGCATGAACAG GGAATTTCAGTGGCTCCTCTTTGGGATGTTTCCAAAGGCCAGTTTGTTGGAGTTCTTAGTGCCttggattttattttgatcacAAAAGAG CTTGGTAGGCATGGATCTAATCTTACCGAGGAGGAACTTGAGACATATACTATATCTTCATGGAAAGAAGCAAAAGCGAACTCCAAGAGACAGATTGATGGTAATGACGGTAGATCACTAGAAATGCAACTCATACAT GCTGGACCAGATGAGAATTTGAAGGATGTTGCCTTAAAGATCATGCGTAGTAGGGTATCTACGGTTCCTATTATTCATTCATCCTCGGGAGATGGAACAGCTCATCAGTTATTACATCTTAGCTCGCTTTCTGGAATTCTAAAAT GTATTTGTAGGTACTTCAGACATTGTTCTGACATATTACCTCTACTCCAATTGCCAATTGGTACAATTCCTCTGGGCACTTGGGTTCCAAAAATCGGAGAACCAAATAGACAACCATTAGCTATGTTGAGACCATCGGCTTCTCTTGGTTCTGCTTTAGATTTGTTAGTTCAAG CGGAAGTTAGTTCCTTACCCATTGTTGACGACAATGACTCGTTGTTGGACATATATTGTCGAAG TGATATTACAGCTTTGGCGAAAAACAAAGTTTATATCCATATTAAACTGGAGGAGATGACAATTAATCAA GTTTTGCAGTTGGGACAAGATTCATCTCATAGCTTCAGTAGTAGAAACCAAAGATGTCACATGTGTTTGCGATCCGATCCACTTCATCATGTTATGGAACGGTTAACAAAACCAG GAGTGCGACAGCTTATTGTTGTAGAGGCTGGAAGTAAACATGTAGAAGGTATCATAACTTTGAGCGACGTTTTCAGATTCTTACTCGCCTAG
- the LOC124915012 gene encoding sucrose nonfermenting 4-like protein isoform X2 — MDFTRQTGNEVGIPIIIIPIRFVWPYGGKNISLCGSFTGWSGHYQMIPAEGCPSVFQTTCNLSPGYHEYKFYVDGEWRYDERQPFVNGNYGTVNTVLLAKESDYVTANPTLPMSSGSSMDVDNEAFQRLVRVSHGAFRDILPRISEADLESSCRRISDFLSSRTAYELLPESGKVVALDIDLPVKQAFHILHEQGISVAPLWDVSKGQFVGVLSALDFILITKELGRHGSNLTEEELETYTISSWKEAKANSKRQIDGNDGRSLEMQLIHAGPDENLKDVALKIMRSRVSTVPIIHSSSGDGTAHQLLHLSSLSGILKCICRYFRHCSDILPLLQLPIGTIPLGTWVPKIGEPNRQPLAMLRPSASLGSALDLLVQAEVSSLPIVDDNDSLLDIYCRSDITALAKNKVYIHIKLEEMTINQVLQLGQDSSHSFSSRNQRCHMCLRSDPLHHVMERLTKPGVRQLIVVEAGSKHVEGIITLSDVFRFLLA; from the exons ATGGACTTTACTCGACAAACTGGAAACGAAGTGGGGATACCTATAATAATAATCCCAATCCGATTTGTGTGGCCTTATGGCGGAAAAAACATATCTTTGTGCGGATCATTTACTGG GTGGTCGGGTCACTACCAGATGATTCCAGCTGAAGGGTGCCCATCAGTGTTTCAGACTACTTGCAACTTGTCTCCTGGCTATCACGAG TATAAATTCTATGTTGATGGAGAATGGCGCTATGATGAACGTCAACCTTTTGTTAATGGGAACTACGGGACAGTAAACACTGTCCTTTTGGCTAAGGAATCTGATTATGTTACTGCCAATCCTACTTTGCCAATGAGTTCCGGTTCTAGCATGGATGTGGATAATGAAGCCTTTCAGCGTTTG GTTAGAGTTTCACATGGTGCATTTCGTGATATTTTGCCTAGGATTTCAGAAGCTGATTTAGAATCCTCCTGTCGTCGAATATCTGATTTCTTGTCTTCACGAACAGCTTATGAATTGCTTCCTGAGTCAGGCAAG GTGGTTGCTCTAGATATTGATTTACCTGTGAAACAAGCCTTTCATATCCTGCATGAACAG GGAATTTCAGTGGCTCCTCTTTGGGATGTTTCCAAAGGCCAGTTTGTTGGAGTTCTTAGTGCCttggattttattttgatcacAAAAGAG CTTGGTAGGCATGGATCTAATCTTACCGAGGAGGAACTTGAGACATATACTATATCTTCATGGAAAGAAGCAAAAGCGAACTCCAAGAGACAGATTGATGGTAATGACGGTAGATCACTAGAAATGCAACTCATACAT GCTGGACCAGATGAGAATTTGAAGGATGTTGCCTTAAAGATCATGCGTAGTAGGGTATCTACGGTTCCTATTATTCATTCATCCTCGGGAGATGGAACAGCTCATCAGTTATTACATCTTAGCTCGCTTTCTGGAATTCTAAAAT GTATTTGTAGGTACTTCAGACATTGTTCTGACATATTACCTCTACTCCAATTGCCAATTGGTACAATTCCTCTGGGCACTTGGGTTCCAAAAATCGGAGAACCAAATAGACAACCATTAGCTATGTTGAGACCATCGGCTTCTCTTGGTTCTGCTTTAGATTTGTTAGTTCAAG CGGAAGTTAGTTCCTTACCCATTGTTGACGACAATGACTCGTTGTTGGACATATATTGTCGAAG TGATATTACAGCTTTGGCGAAAAACAAAGTTTATATCCATATTAAACTGGAGGAGATGACAATTAATCAA GTTTTGCAGTTGGGACAAGATTCATCTCATAGCTTCAGTAGTAGAAACCAAAGATGTCACATGTGTTTGCGATCCGATCCACTTCATCATGTTATGGAACGGTTAACAAAACCAG GAGTGCGACAGCTTATTGTTGTAGAGGCTGGAAGTAAACATGTAGAAGGTATCATAACTTTGAGCGACGTTTTCAGATTCTTACTCGCCTAG
- the LOC124915460 gene encoding uncharacterized protein LOC124915460, whose amino-acid sequence MEGLTEEERKALRGSKFAPLPSASRPTPRVAHAGGPLTTNKAAALAKFLERKLQDPNGLASLNPKLIEMAVKRAKNTVVASNQGGTKVRHVDKFDDVEVSLEEEEAETTNQTKQKKMKKKNKNKKKKKEKQVLGVVPGDAVCKVPKKKKKLL is encoded by the exons atgGAAGGATTGACGGAGGAGGAGCGCAAGGCTCTTCGTGGAAGCAAGTTCGCGCCGCTTCCTTCTGCGTCACGCCCTACGCCAAG GGTAGCTCATGCTGGTGGACCATTGACAACAAATAAGGCTGCTGCATTAGCAAAGTTTCTTGAAAGAAAACTTCAGGATCCTAATGGATTGGCCTCTTTGAATCCTAAGCTCATTGAAATGGCTGTCAAGCGCGCAAAGAATACTGTTGTTGCGAGTAACCAAGGAG GTACAAAAGTGCGACATGTGGACAAGTTTGATGATGTTGAG GTTAGTCTAGAAGAAGAGGAAGCAGAAACAACCAACCAGACTAAacaaaagaagatgaagaaaaagaacaagaacaagaagaagaaaaaagaaaag CAGGTTCTTGGGGTGGTTCCTGGTGATGCTGTTTGCAAAGTGcctaaaaagaagaagaaattattGTGA